A single window of Balaenoptera acutorostrata chromosome X, mBalAcu1.1, whole genome shotgun sequence DNA harbors:
- the FAM120C gene encoding constitutive coactivator of PPAR-gamma-like protein 2 isoform X6 yields the protein MGVQGFQEFLEKRCPGAVVPVDLLKLARTVSRQQQQQQQQQHRPLPPTAALAPGAPRAARGSVPLQPPLAPAALGAYSGGAGPTRHHHPAHHFHHHGQAHPGLHPPPPPPPPPLPGARVLVDAGSALPRLYGGYQTDWVCGGQWNAMLGYLSALCQACAYPGGDGLELVVMFPGGLGKDRLAEWGRRCQAERQTAQLIVGHVGNKGTPPPRAWFLPPACLSHCVRLALIRFRVKQAAVLWAALWRGPRDK from the exons ATGGGCGTCCAGGGCTTCCAAGAGTTCCTGGAGAAGCGCTGTCCCGGGGCTGTTGTGCCCGTGGACCTCCTCAAACTCGCGCGTACGGTCTCgcgccagcagcagcagcagcagcagcagcagcatcgcCCGCTGCCGCCTACGGCAGCCCTAGCGCCTGGGGCTCCACGCGCCGCCAGGGGCTCCGTGCCTCTGCAACCGCCGCTCGCGCCCGCTGCCTTGGGTGCCTACTCCGGGGGCGCGGGGCCGACTCGGCACCATCACCCCGCTCACCACTTCCACCATCACGGCCAGGCGCACCCCGGGCTgcacccgccgccgccgccgccgccccctccgCTGCCCGGGGCCCGGGTGCTGGTGGACGCGGGCTCAGCGCTGCCTCGGCTTTATGGCGGCTACCAGACGGATTGGGTGTGTGGCGGCCAATGGAACGCCATGCTGGGCTACTTGTCAGCGCTATGTCAGGCTTGTGCCTATCCCGGCGGCGACGGCTTGGAGCTGGTGGTCATGTTCCCCGGGGGCCTGGGCAAGGACCGGCTGGCCGAGTGGGGCCGTCGGTGCCAGGCCGAGCGGCAGACAGCGCAACTGATCGTGGGACACGTGGGCAACAAGGGCACCCCTCCTCCACGGGCCTGGTTCCTGCCACCGGCCTGCCTGAGCCACTGCGTGAGGCTAGCGCTCATCCGCTTCCGGgtcaag CAAGCTGCCGTGTTGTGGGCTGCCCTCTGGAGAGGCCCACGTGACAAGTAA